A window of the Lolium perenne isolate Kyuss_39 chromosome 7, Kyuss_2.0, whole genome shotgun sequence genome harbors these coding sequences:
- the LOC139834216 gene encoding exocyst complex component EXO70E2-like translates to MAFPRSPASTVSSYASTPTLSSCPSSAISRGSSNTAISPAAARIWLVVPAAPLGDHNPALATTGAPEFTKANIQQHQDLLESAAEFPRQEINGWEHPDLCSPSKQLKNVSTSIKEINRWARSSTGLKVNANIRLLESVFYLIQVVTSAAPHPDHIIAMIRVHDALANLLHVLPKNIFPFQEQNFLPFVDELCPRRGAPLPARFGNTLHDLRRSIRSGFQVLDAMILDYTSEAVPQGGGVHEITKYLLKYIMSLLDNGSSMKIILFTDEKEDMAAMETVRDIVATLICNLEIMLEKESHRYQDAGLKQLFLVNNVDFILHQVEGSEISDLLGDDWVSTHRDQQKDNISWFINISWESVMHCLHVKSNKIPIFSRLPTLQIFNLEFEKTYGTQKTWKIENPVLRYNMRRSVSEKLFQAYSSYLENNKNKAPKLMKYTPEDLEELLSDLFEG, encoded by the coding sequence ATGGCGTTTCCAAGGAGCCCTGCTTCCACCGTGAGCAGCTATGCTTCTACTCCGACGCTGAGCAGCTGCCCGAGCTCCGCCATCTCCAGAGGCAGCAGCAACACAGCAATCAGCCCCGCTGCCGCTAGGATCTGGCTCGTAGTTCCTGCTGCCCCCCTTGGTGACCATAACCCAGCACTAGCAACCACAGGAGCTCCTGAATTCACTAAGGCAAACATTCAGCAGCATCAGGATCTTCTGGAATCAGCAGCAGAGTTCCCTAGGCAAGAAATTAATGGCTGGGAGCATCCAGACCTCTGTTCCCCTTCAAAGCAACTCAAGAACGTAAGTACTTCTATCAAGGAGATCAATCGCTGGGCAAGATCTTCCACAGGATTAAAGGTGAACGCAAATATCCGGCTCCTGGAATCTGTATTTTATTTGATACAAGTGGTAActtcggcagcaccacacccagatCACATCATCGCAATGATACGAGTCCATGACGCGCTTGCTAACCTGTTGCATGTGCTGCCCAAGAATATTTTCCCCTTCCAGGAGCAGAATTTCCTTCCGTTTGTAGATGAATTATGCCCAAGAAGAGGTGCACCGTTGCCAGCAAGGTTTGGAAACACACTGCATGATCTGCGAAGAAGCATAAGGAGTGGTTTCCAGGTACTCGACGCGATGATATTGGATTATACATCTGAAGCAGTCCCACAAGGTGGTGGTGTCCATGAGATCACCAAATACTTGTTGAAATACATCATGTCACTGCTGGACAATGGCAGCTCTATGAAAATTATACTTTTTACTGATGAAAAGGAAGACATGGCTGCAATGGAGACGGTGCGAGATATTGTTGCCACCTTGATCTGTAACTTGGAAATTATGCTTGAGAAAGAATCTCATCGATATCAAGATGCAGGGTTAAAACAGCTGTTCTTGGTGAATAATGTGGATTTTATACTACATCAAGTAGAAGGCTCAGAGATAAGCGATCTTCTAGGAGATGATTGGGTTTCAACACATAGAGACCAACAGAAGGACAACATCTCATGGTTTATCAACATTTCTTGGGAATCTGTCATGCATTGTTTACATGTAAAGAGCAACAAAATCCCAATCTTTTCTAGACTACCAACGCTGCAAATATTTAACCTGGAATTTGAAAAAACTTACGGGACTCAGAAAACATGGAAAATTGAAAATCCTGTGCTCCGCTACAATATGCGTAGATCAGTATCAGAGAAGCTTTTTCAGGCTTACAGTTCATACCTTGAGAACAACAAAAACAAGGCTCCAAAGCTCATGAAGTACACCCCTGAAGATCTTGAAGAGCTGCTGTCAGATCTGTTCGAAGGATAA
- the LOC127315442 gene encoding uncharacterized protein, translating into MILPKPPQHFHCRSPHVVAALHLLLLLGAALTMASRTASAHGVHAPCCNLLQGVNLVPCLSMAGSGGAVNISGACCASLNQALDAGRRCVCSLLLANGVLAGLVAALIPTLPLVLPLPGCYLYAPPLAACQVTLLQTNYESPAAASAAPAAVGDAAGGATDSPPPQAAAALLPKNGSAAGTTDGSAGNGSRVESLRRSDASRRPGVGEGRTYYVLIPVVVMAVFWFSYAAVHDFVGSN; encoded by the exons ATGATTTTACCAAAGCCACCGCAGCACTTCCACTGCAGATCACCACACGTAGTTGCCGCCCTCCACCTGCTACTTCTTCTCGGTGCCGCGCTGACAATGGCGAGCAGGACAGCAAGCGCACACGGCGTCCACGCGCCATGCTGCAACCTGCTCCAGGGGGTGAACCTGGTGCCGTGCCTGTCGATGGCGGGCAGCGGCGGCGCCGTGAACATCAGTGGCGCCTGCTGCGCGTCGCTGAACCAGGCCCTGGACGCCGGCCGCCGCTGCGTGTGCTCGCTCCTGCTGGCCAACGGCGTGCTCGCCGGCCTCGTCGCCGCGCTGATCCCCACGCTCCCGCTCGTGCTCCCGCTGCCCGGATGCTACCTCTACGCCCCTCCCCTCGCAGCTTGCCAAG TGACGCTGCTGCAGACGAACTATGAATCGCCGGCAGCGGCATCAGCAGCGCCTGCGGCTGTGGGTGATGCTGCTGGCGGCGCGACCGACTCGCCGCCTCCTCAGGCCGCCGCTGCCCTGCTACCGAAGAATGGCAGTGCGGCTGGGACTACGGACGGGAGCGCCGGCAATGGCTCTAGGGTGGAGAGCCTTAGACGCAGTGACGCGAGCCGGCGTCCCGGGGTTGGTGAGGGTAGAACGTACTACGTGCTGATCCCTGTGGTGGTCATGGCTGTATTTTGGTTCAGTTACGCTGCGGTTCATGATTTTGTAGGATCAAATTGA